One window of the Cherax quadricarinatus isolate ZL_2023a chromosome 41, ASM3850222v1, whole genome shotgun sequence genome contains the following:
- the sip1 gene encoding tuftelin-interacting protein 11, which yields MSDNEVEKFEITDYDLENEFKTSRPGRRQTKEQQIYGIWAQESGDEEEGEPESLNVPLPRARVLRGGLNFVSGGIQQSGKKDDKDKKEGSDEDSESELAPRPMFGAGADSSDEEITAKTQLPSSFVSKKSSDYSSYTSSTSKPRDIAGIRRSGTQGGGKPGLLGSGMADWEKYTSGIGSKLLKKMGFEEGKGLGKNLQGISTPVEASKRKGKGAIGYYGSERTEKSLKDFPVHDSDEEEKEKFKDLLQQWKKTGSKKKIKYVYKSAEEVIQEGKTKKLKPTDDSHITRTKVIDMTGPETRVLSSYHAIAGQKNFVDEYEEDKKKKYEHFDLPELLHNLQMLLENCEDDIVRNARTLERENDRIVHLNHEREKYESLVDREKKELDSLDQALALVEGLETRHKEQTLNLSDATAIFTELKSDYLKIYNTFEIPYLAPTYVTPLLKELLSTWNPLAQPTAHKEVFATWQQLVDLGGNQHQQPDTTVPLDPYHHLVWETWTAAVRSTVMGPWEPRDCGPLLAVLEAWNYPLVPVWIQGHLLQHVILPRITRAVHNWNPLQDTVPIHTWLHPWLPLLVDHLQSVYPVIRQKLSAALVHWHPNDRSAKMVLQPWKRVFSEIAMTTLIQSNIQPKLESALVEMPINPHNQNLDPWHWFLDWDDLLPPQVSLDMLERCFFPRWYQALATWLSANPPHPDVIAWYKGWRDLIPKSVANHLQIRQKFQQALEVCSRALSYQPGASDQFSLLLAGLDKLSEPPPPPPLGSPPRQRSKDWADIISSARRETLSMREVVERRCLEHGTVFVPIPDRKHEGRPVYRCGKLNISFNKNIIYVQTERGWMPKSLTTLLDDA from the exons ATGTCGGATAATGAAGTGGAAAAGTTTGAAATTACTGATTATGACCTGGAAAATGAGTTTAAAACCTCACGCCCAGGTCGGAGGCAGACCAAGGAACAACAGATTTATGGTATCTGGGCACAAGAAAGTGGCGATGAAGAG GAGGGAGAGCCAGAATCCTTGAATGTTCCACTACCTCGGGCTCGTGTCCTTCGAGGGGGACTCAACTTTGTCTCAGGTGGTATACAGCAGTCAGGCAAGAAAGATGACAAGGACAAGAAAGAAGGCTCAGATGAAGACTCTGAATCAGAACTTGCGCCAAGACCTATGTTTGGTGCTGGCGCTGACTCTAG TGATGAAGAAATTACTGCAAAAACACAGCTCCCATCATCATTTGTAAGCAAGAAATCCTCAGATTACTCTTCATATACCTCATCAACTTCTAAACCAAGAGATATTGCAGGAATACGTCGCAGTGGTACGCAAGGTGGAGGTAAACCTGGTCTGCTGGGTAGTGGTATGGCAGACTGGGAAAAGTATACTTCAGGCATTGGAAGTAAGCTCTTAAAGAAGATGGGCTTTGAAGAAGGCAAAGGTCTTGGTAAGAACTTGCAAGGTATATCGACTCCTGTAGAGGCAAGCAAGCGAAAGGGAAAGGGAGCTATTGGTTACTATGGATCAGAGAGGACTGAAAAGTCATTGAAGGACTTTCCAGTACATGATTCAGatgaagaagagaaagagaagtTCAAGGACCTCCTTCAGCAGTGGAAGAAGACTGGCAGCAAGAAAAAAATAAAGTATGTATACAAGAGTGCAGAAGAAGTTATTCAAGAAGGCAAGACAAAAAAACTGAAGCCAACAGATGACAGTCATATCACTAGAACTAAAGTTATAGACATGACTGGTCCAGAAACTCGAGTTTTAAGTAGTTATCATGCCATTGCTGGGCAGAAAAATTTTGTTGATGAATATGAAGAAGATAAAAAGAAGAAATATGAGCATTTTGATTTGCCAGAACTTTTGCATAACCTACAGATGCTCTTAGAAAATTGTGAAGATGACATTGTCCGTAATGCCCGGACTTTAGAACGAGAAAATGACAGAATTGTTCACCTTAATCATGAAAGGGAAAAATATGAAAGTTTAGTAGACAGGGAAAAGAAAGAACTTGACAGTCTTGACCAAGCTCTTGCTCTTGTAGAAGGACTTGAGACAAGGCATAAAGAGCAGACACTAAATCTCAGTGATGCTACAGCAATATTTACGGAATTAAAATCGGATTATCTAAAAATATATAACACTTTTGAAATCCCATACTTAGCACCCACTTATGTGACACCTCTCTTAAAAGAGTTACTCAGTACATGGAATCCTTTAGCTCAGCCAACAGCTCACAAGGAAGTATTTGCTACATGGCAGCAGTTGGTAGATTTGGGTGGAAATCAGCATCAACAACCAGATACCACTGTACCATTAGATCCTTACCACCATCTGGTATGGGAGACCTGGACTGCTGCTGTAAGATCCACAGTCATGGGCCCTTGGGAACCACGAGACTGTGGTCCACTACTTGCTGTATTGGAAGCATGGAACTATCCCTTGGTTCCTGTATGGATCCAAGGACACTTGCTTCAGCATGTTATTTTACCCCGTATCACACGTGCTGTTCATAATTGGAATCCACTTCAAGATACTGTGCCAATTCATACTTGGCTTCATCCCTGGCTTCCTCTGTTAGTAGATCATCTACAGTCTGTGTACCCTGTAATACGTCAAAAACTTTCAGCTGCTCTTGTTCACTGGCACCCAAATGACCGCTCAGCCAAAATGGTTTTGCAGCCATGGAAACGAGTTTTCAGTGAAATAGCAATGACCACACTAATTCAGTCCAACATTCAGCCAAAGTTAGAGTCTGCACTTGTTGAAATGCCCATTAATCCCCACAATCAGAATTTGGATCCATGGCATTGGTTCTTGGATTGGGATGATTTACTACCACCACAGGTATCATTAGATATGTTGGAACGTTGCTTCTTTCCCCGTTGGTATCAGGCATTGGCCACATGGCTTTCAGCTAATCCTCCCCATCCTGATGTTATAGCATGGTACAAAGGATGGCGAGATCTTATACCAAAAAGTGTTGCAAATCATCTTCAGATACGCCAAAAGTTTCAGCAGGCCTTGGAGGTGTGCAGTCGTGCTCTGAGCTACCAACCAGGTGCCTCTGATCAGTTCAGTCTTTTGTTGGCTGGTTTAGACAAACTGagtgaacctccaccaccacctcccctagGTTCTCCCCCTAGACAGCGATCCAAAGATTGGGCAGATATCATTAGTAGTGCACGAAGAGAAACCCTCAGTATGCGAGAGGTTGTTGAGCGTAGATGTTTAGAACATGGCACTGTATTTGTTCCAATACCTGACCGAAAACATGAAGGAAGACCAGTGTACAGATGTGGTAAGCTTAACATTTCCTTCAATAAAAACATCATTTATGTACAGACAGAAAGAGGATGGATGCCCAAAAGCCTTACAACATTATTAGATGATGCTTAA